In one Nocardioides luteus genomic region, the following are encoded:
- a CDS encoding Rieske 2Fe-2S domain-containing protein, whose translation MADPTTQTRTLDHGSQPERFARGWHCLGLASEFKDGKPHAVEAFGGKLVVWENSKGELGVLDGYCRHMGGDLTQGTVKGDEVGCPFHDWRWGADGRCKQIPYARRVPLRARTKAYETVIRNDSLLIWHDPEGSKADYDILPPELPDISNREVYTDWIWNTVPIKGSHCRELIDNVVDMAHFYYVHFAFPTDFRNVFEDHTATQYMASKGRPDVAGGYGDADMFLKSEATYYGPAYMINWLEVDYKGFVTEVILINCHIPTGPDSFLLQYGITVKKPEGLDDKTANFIGKKYADMFGDGFLQDVAIWENKAPVQNPLLCEEDGPVYQLRRWYEQFYVDVADIEPEMRARFEFEVDTTKANEFWHEEVAENLRRIEAEKAETEAAASSDAGVS comes from the coding sequence ATGGCCGACCCCACCACCCAGACCCGCACGCTCGACCACGGCTCCCAGCCGGAGCGCTTCGCGCGCGGTTGGCACTGCCTGGGTCTGGCCAGCGAGTTCAAGGACGGCAAGCCGCACGCGGTCGAGGCGTTCGGCGGCAAGCTGGTCGTCTGGGAGAACAGCAAGGGCGAGCTCGGCGTGCTCGACGGCTACTGCCGCCACATGGGCGGCGACCTCACCCAGGGCACCGTGAAGGGCGACGAGGTCGGCTGCCCGTTCCACGACTGGCGCTGGGGCGCCGACGGCCGCTGCAAGCAGATCCCCTACGCCCGCCGGGTCCCGCTGCGCGCCCGCACCAAGGCGTACGAGACGGTGATCCGCAACGACTCGCTGCTGATCTGGCACGACCCCGAAGGGTCGAAGGCCGACTACGACATCCTGCCGCCGGAGCTGCCCGACATCAGCAACCGCGAGGTCTACACCGACTGGATCTGGAACACCGTCCCGATCAAGGGCAGCCACTGCCGCGAGCTGATCGACAACGTGGTCGACATGGCGCACTTCTACTACGTGCACTTCGCCTTCCCGACCGACTTCCGCAACGTCTTCGAGGACCACACCGCGACGCAGTACATGGCCTCGAAGGGGCGGCCCGACGTGGCCGGCGGCTACGGCGACGCCGACATGTTCCTCAAGTCCGAGGCGACCTACTACGGCCCGGCGTACATGATCAACTGGCTCGAGGTCGACTACAAGGGCTTCGTGACCGAGGTGATCCTGATCAACTGCCACATCCCGACCGGTCCGGACTCGTTCCTCCTGCAGTACGGCATCACCGTCAAGAAGCCCGAGGGCCTCGACGACAAGACCGCCAACTTCATCGGCAAGAAGTACGCCGACATGTTCGGCGACGGGTTCCTCCAGGACGTGGCGATCTGGGAGAACAAGGCGCCGGTGCAGAACCCGCTGCTGTGCGAGGAGGACGGCCCGGTCTACCAGCTGCGCCGCTGGTACGAGCAGTTCTACGTCGACGTCGCCGACATCGAGCCGGAGATGCGTGCCCGCTTCGAGTTCGAGGTCGACACCACCAAGGCCAACGAGTTCTGGCACGAGGAGGTCGCCGAGAACCTCCGCCGGATCGAGGCGGAGAAGGCCGAAACCGAGGCCGCCGCGTCGAGCGACGCCGGGGTCAGTTGA
- a CDS encoding ferredoxin--NADP reductase, producing the protein MATDSFLLPVSDVVKETADAHSIVFELPEDVRHAFQPKPGQFLTVAVPSDRDGLAARCYSLSSAPGDPLTVTVKRTVDGYASNWICDNLRPGDTLRVLPPSGIFTPADIDADFLLFAGGSGVTPIISIARTALREGTGRIVVFYANRDERSVIFAEEWARLAAEHPDRLQVVHWLESVQGLPTGEQLKAFAADHLTYDAFVCGPAPFMKATIAALKELEFPRARRHQEKFASLGGNPFGDVAPVEEAEAEVIEGDGVAQQPVTLEIELDGTTTTYDDWDPGTPMLDFLESKGVKAPYSCREGECSACAFRLLEGEVKMARNDVLEQEDLDDGIRLGCQSLPTTDTVRGTYS; encoded by the coding sequence ATGGCTACTGACTCCTTCCTGCTGCCCGTAAGCGACGTCGTCAAGGAGACAGCCGACGCGCACTCGATCGTCTTCGAGCTCCCCGAGGACGTGAGGCACGCCTTCCAGCCCAAGCCGGGACAGTTCCTCACCGTTGCGGTGCCGAGCGACCGTGACGGTCTCGCGGCCCGCTGCTACTCGCTCTCCAGCGCGCCGGGCGACCCGCTGACCGTGACGGTCAAGCGCACCGTCGACGGCTACGCCTCCAACTGGATCTGCGACAACCTCCGCCCCGGCGACACGCTTCGCGTGCTCCCGCCGAGTGGGATCTTCACCCCCGCCGACATCGACGCCGACTTCCTGCTCTTCGCCGGCGGGTCGGGCGTCACCCCGATCATCTCGATCGCCCGGACCGCTCTGCGGGAGGGCACCGGCCGGATCGTGGTCTTCTACGCCAACCGCGACGAGCGCTCGGTGATCTTCGCCGAGGAGTGGGCGCGGCTGGCCGCCGAGCATCCGGACCGGCTCCAGGTGGTCCACTGGCTCGAGTCGGTCCAGGGGCTGCCCACCGGGGAGCAGCTGAAGGCGTTCGCGGCGGACCATCTGACGTACGACGCCTTCGTCTGTGGCCCGGCGCCGTTCATGAAGGCCACGATCGCGGCGCTCAAGGAGCTGGAGTTCCCGCGGGCACGCCGGCACCAGGAGAAGTTCGCGTCCCTGGGCGGCAACCCGTTCGGTGACGTCGCCCCGGTCGAGGAGGCCGAGGCGGAGGTCATCGAGGGCGACGGTGTCGCCCAGCAGCCGGTGACGCTGGAGATCGAGCTCGACGGCACCACGACGACGTACGACGACTGGGACCCGGGCACGCCGATGCTCGACTTCCTGGAGTCGAAGGGGGTCAAGGCGCCCTACTCCTGCCGCGAGGGCGAGTGCTCGGCGTGCGCCTTCCGGCTGCTCGAGGGCGAGGTGAAGATGGCGCGCAACGACGTGCTCGAGCAGGAGGACCTCGACGACGGGATCCGGCTCGGCTGCCAGTCGCTGCCGACCACCGACACCGTCCGCGGCACCTACTCCTGA
- the pcaD gene encoding 3-oxoadipate enol-lactonase produces MNAVDVHHVVSGRTDGPVVVLSNSLGATHAMWDENLDDLERHFRVVRYDTRGHGASPVPAGPYSIDELVDDVVALLDRLGVERAHFVGLSLGGMTGMRLAARNPDRVDRLVLLCTGAYLAPSSAWRDRAATVRTEGAQAVAEAVVARWFTPGFLETSPEVKASCEAMVAETPAEGYAGCCEVIAAMDLRDDLPAITAPTLAIAGVDDPATPPPHLKEIAKTVEDGRLLVVPDSAHLASAERPETITPAIIDHLQG; encoded by the coding sequence GTGAACGCGGTCGACGTGCACCATGTCGTCTCGGGCCGGACGGACGGTCCGGTGGTGGTGCTGTCCAACTCGCTGGGCGCCACCCACGCCATGTGGGACGAGAACCTCGACGATCTCGAGCGGCACTTCCGTGTGGTGCGCTACGACACCCGCGGACACGGCGCGTCGCCCGTGCCCGCCGGCCCCTACTCGATCGACGAGCTCGTCGACGACGTCGTCGCCCTCCTGGACCGCCTGGGTGTCGAGCGAGCCCATTTCGTCGGCCTCTCGCTCGGCGGCATGACCGGCATGCGGCTCGCCGCACGCAACCCCGACCGCGTCGACCGCCTCGTCCTCTTGTGCACCGGCGCGTACCTGGCTCCGTCCTCAGCCTGGCGCGACCGTGCGGCGACGGTCCGGACCGAGGGGGCCCAGGCCGTCGCCGAGGCGGTCGTCGCCCGCTGGTTCACCCCTGGCTTCCTCGAGACCAGCCCCGAGGTGAAGGCGTCCTGCGAGGCGATGGTGGCCGAGACTCCCGCCGAGGGGTACGCCGGTTGCTGCGAGGTCATCGCCGCCATGGACCTGCGCGACGACCTGCCCGCGATCACCGCACCGACCCTGGCCATCGCCGGTGTCGATGACCCAGCCACGCCGCCTCCCCATCTGAAGGAGATCGCGAAGACGGTCGAGGACGGCCGGCTGCTGGTGGTCCCCGACTCGGCGCATCTGGCCAGCGCCGAGCGGCCCGAGACCATCACCCCCGCGATCATCGACCACCTCCAGGGTTAA
- a CDS encoding class I SAM-dependent methyltransferase, with product MREPDAAFADPRQAELYDVFDSDRSDLEVYVAIAHEVGAHRVVDIGCGTGSLAVRLAEEGFTVAGVDPAAASLDVARTKPRADRVTWINGDATALADLPGDADLAVLTGNVAQVFVSDQDWSVTLAGVRSGLRPGGWFVFETRRPEARAWEEWDLPPTTVDLPDGRTAVVTRTVTDVDLPLVTFQGSTTIGDETLTSTSTLRFRGRAEIERDLLAHGFTVSEVRDAPDRPGKEDVFLARCGDLSAAG from the coding sequence ATGCGAGAACCCGATGCCGCGTTCGCGGACCCCCGTCAGGCCGAGCTCTACGACGTCTTCGACAGCGACCGTTCCGATCTGGAGGTCTATGTCGCGATCGCCCACGAGGTCGGCGCCCATCGTGTCGTCGACATCGGTTGCGGCACGGGCTCGCTCGCGGTTCGACTGGCCGAGGAGGGGTTCACCGTGGCCGGCGTCGATCCTGCCGCAGCGTCCCTGGACGTCGCCCGCACCAAGCCACGCGCCGACCGCGTGACCTGGATCAACGGCGACGCGACCGCGCTTGCCGACCTTCCCGGTGACGCCGACCTGGCCGTGCTGACCGGCAACGTCGCCCAGGTCTTCGTCTCCGACCAGGACTGGTCCGTGACGCTCGCCGGCGTTCGCAGCGGTCTCCGCCCCGGTGGCTGGTTCGTCTTCGAGACCCGTCGCCCGGAGGCCCGAGCCTGGGAGGAGTGGGATCTCCCACCGACGACCGTCGACCTTCCGGACGGCCGCACCGCCGTCGTCACCCGCACGGTCACCGACGTCGACCTTCCGCTGGTCACCTTCCAGGGGTCGACCACCATCGGCGACGAGACCCTGACCTCGACCTCCACCCTCCGCTTCCGCGGCCGCGCCGAGATCGAGCGCGACCTCCTCGCTCACGGCTTCACCGTGAGCGAGGTACGCGACGCCCCGGATCGCCCGGGCAAGGAGGATGTCTTCCTCGCCCGATGCGGCGATCTCAGTGCTGCGGGGTGA
- a CDS encoding SDR family NAD(P)-dependent oxidoreductase gives MREKKMSTIAVLGAGPGLGMSVAQRFAEEGYAVGLVSRSADRHPGYLETLAASGVPAVAVAADLREPGGISSALAEITAELGPIDVVYHGPGAHDLSAPTVGILETGPAEIRRATAEIVEPAAEVASLVLPAMRSRGSGSLVYVSGVSALVPLPFLGPYAPASGALRTYARTLAAAVAEDGIHVGSLVVGGLIERGDIHQMLTEPGTPAPYATLDPDKVADAVWRLAAGTEDEIVFDVLTPQH, from the coding sequence ATGAGGGAGAAGAAGATGAGCACGATCGCGGTCCTGGGCGCCGGCCCCGGCCTGGGGATGTCGGTGGCGCAGCGGTTCGCCGAGGAGGGGTACGCCGTCGGGCTGGTCTCCCGCAGCGCGGACCGCCACCCGGGCTACCTGGAGACGCTGGCAGCCAGCGGAGTGCCGGCCGTCGCGGTGGCCGCCGACCTCCGAGAGCCCGGTGGCATCAGCAGCGCCCTCGCCGAGATCACCGCCGAGCTCGGTCCGATCGACGTCGTCTACCACGGCCCCGGCGCCCACGACCTGAGCGCACCGACGGTCGGCATCCTCGAGACCGGCCCCGCTGAGATCCGCCGCGCGACCGCCGAGATCGTCGAGCCCGCCGCCGAGGTCGCCTCGCTCGTCCTGCCCGCGATGCGCTCCCGTGGCAGCGGCTCCCTGGTGTACGTCTCCGGGGTCAGCGCGCTCGTCCCGCTCCCCTTCCTCGGCCCATACGCCCCCGCCTCGGGCGCACTGCGGACCTACGCCCGCACCCTCGCCGCAGCCGTGGCCGAGGACGGCATCCACGTCGGCTCGCTCGTCGTCGGCGGCCTCATCGAGCGCGGCGACATCCACCAGATGCTCACCGAGCCCGGCACCCCCGCCCCCTACGCCACCCTCGACCCGGACAAGGTCGCCGACGCCGTCTGGCGGCTGGCTGCCGGGACCGAGGACGAGATCGTCTTCGACGTGCTCACCCCGCAGCACTGA
- a CDS encoding winged helix-turn-helix transcriptional regulator → MSDGNTDVPRHIVSVALGPGLPELVPAGDYEACPVTQTLQMLGDKWTLLVLVMLAERPHRYNELRRRVEGISQRMLTRTLRTLEEDGIVTRTVFPTIPPGVEYALSDRGRDLLVPLAGLAEWVVSGQAA, encoded by the coding sequence ATGTCAGATGGGAACACCGATGTGCCCCGGCACATCGTGAGCGTGGCTCTCGGCCCCGGGCTGCCGGAGCTGGTCCCGGCCGGGGACTACGAGGCGTGTCCGGTGACGCAGACCCTGCAGATGCTCGGGGACAAGTGGACGCTGCTGGTGCTGGTGATGCTGGCCGAGCGCCCGCACCGCTACAACGAGCTGCGGCGCCGGGTCGAGGGGATCAGCCAGCGCATGCTCACCCGGACCCTGCGCACGCTGGAGGAGGACGGGATCGTGACGCGTACGGTCTTCCCGACGATCCCGCCGGGCGTGGAGTACGCCCTCAGCGACCGCGGCCGGGACCTGCTGGTTCCGCTCGCCGGGCTCGCGGAGTGGGTGGTGAGCGGCCAGGCGGCCTGA
- a CDS encoding nuclear transport factor 2 family protein: MTTHIDGVQELIDRAEITDALTRYTLAVDDGDWDALDTVFAADATIDYSESGGTVGEVADVKKWLAEMLPAFSSKRLHTIGQVGITFTDEGADVVAYFDNPMVIADGSGGERVVEVGGRYRHSFVRTPDGWRSRHLHEEVFWTRGF, from the coding sequence ATGACCACGCACATCGATGGCGTTCAAGAGCTCATCGACCGCGCCGAGATCACCGACGCGCTGACCCGCTACACCCTGGCCGTCGACGACGGTGACTGGGACGCGCTCGACACGGTGTTCGCCGCTGACGCCACGATCGACTACTCCGAGTCCGGCGGCACCGTCGGCGAGGTCGCCGACGTCAAGAAATGGCTCGCCGAGATGCTGCCGGCGTTCTCCAGCAAGCGGCTGCACACGATCGGCCAGGTCGGGATCACGTTCACCGACGAGGGGGCGGACGTCGTGGCGTACTTCGACAACCCGATGGTGATCGCCGACGGGTCCGGCGGCGAGCGCGTCGTCGAGGTCGGCGGCCGCTACCGGCACAGCTTCGTGCGCACGCCGGACGGCTGGCGCTCCCGCCACCTCCACGAGGAGGTCTTCTGGACCCGCGGGTTCTGA
- a CDS encoding nitroreductase/quinone reductase family protein → MSPSLDRPAGLDSPLTARIIKYGARTNAALFKLTNGRVGGRWRVMAGWRKPAPVLLLEHIGRTSGRTFSTPLLFMRSGPDLVVVGSQGGLPKDPQWVANLRAQPDVAVRLPRSGRSLVRARVADPAERAALWPQLLGTYADFETYQTWTDREIPVIVLSPR, encoded by the coding sequence ATGTCTCCTTCTCTCGATCGTCCTGCTGGCCTGGACTCGCCGCTGACGGCGAGGATCATCAAGTACGGCGCCCGTACCAACGCGGCGCTCTTCAAGCTGACCAACGGCCGGGTCGGCGGTCGGTGGCGGGTGATGGCGGGCTGGCGCAAGCCCGCGCCGGTGCTCCTCCTCGAGCACATCGGCCGCACGTCGGGACGCACCTTCAGCACTCCCCTGCTGTTCATGCGGTCCGGCCCCGACCTGGTCGTCGTCGGCTCCCAGGGCGGGCTGCCGAAGGATCCGCAGTGGGTCGCCAACCTGCGCGCCCAGCCCGACGTCGCCGTCCGCCTCCCCCGCAGCGGCCGCAGCCTCGTCCGGGCCCGCGTCGCCGACCCCGCCGAGCGGGCCGCGCTGTGGCCGCAGCTGCTGGGGACGTACGCGGACTTCGAGACCTACCAGACCTGGACCGACCGGGAGATCCCGGTCATCGTCCTCTCACCTCGCTGA
- a CDS encoding TIGR03619 family F420-dependent LLM class oxidoreductase, with protein MRFTYAEAMTQADYYAPLAQAAEAAGYTSMTVADSLIYPEESDSTYPYTDTGDREFLQGKEFIEAFILCAHLFAVTETLRLTPFVVKLPVRPPVLAAKQASSLAFLSGNRLGLGVGLSPWPEDFAALGVDWKRRGKRMDECMDILRGLTDPSGDFFGYDGEFYEFAPLQQRPAPTEKIPLLVGGHADAALRRAVLKGDGWMHAGGDGEELDRLLVRLAEIRREEGDTRDDFEVHVISYDAYDLDGIKRLEDKGVTDCIVGFRDPYVKGADPEPLEKKIKHLEWYAENIIAKANG; from the coding sequence ATGCGCTTCACCTATGCCGAGGCAATGACGCAGGCCGACTACTACGCACCGCTGGCTCAGGCGGCGGAGGCCGCCGGCTACACGAGCATGACCGTGGCCGACAGCCTGATCTATCCCGAGGAGTCCGACTCCACCTATCCCTACACCGACACCGGCGACCGGGAGTTCCTGCAGGGCAAGGAGTTCATCGAGGCGTTCATCCTGTGCGCCCACCTCTTCGCGGTCACCGAGACGCTACGCCTGACGCCGTTCGTGGTGAAGCTGCCGGTCCGCCCGCCCGTGCTGGCCGCCAAGCAGGCCTCGAGCCTCGCCTTCCTCTCCGGCAACCGGCTCGGCCTCGGCGTCGGCCTGTCCCCGTGGCCGGAGGACTTCGCCGCCCTCGGCGTCGACTGGAAGCGGCGCGGGAAGCGGATGGACGAGTGCATGGACATCCTGCGAGGCCTCACCGACCCGAGCGGTGACTTCTTCGGCTACGACGGCGAGTTCTACGAGTTCGCGCCGCTCCAGCAGCGTCCCGCGCCGACCGAGAAGATCCCGCTCCTCGTCGGTGGCCACGCCGACGCCGCGCTGCGCCGGGCGGTCCTCAAGGGCGACGGCTGGATGCACGCCGGTGGCGACGGCGAGGAGCTCGACCGCCTGCTGGTGCGCCTCGCCGAGATCCGGCGCGAGGAGGGTGACACCCGGGACGACTTCGAGGTCCACGTGATCAGCTACGACGCGTACGACCTCGACGGGATCAAGCGGCTCGAGGACAAGGGCGTGACCGACTGCATCGTCGGCTTCCGCGATCCCTACGTGAAGGGCGCCGACCCGGAGCCGCTGGAGAAGAAGATCAAGCACCTGGAGTGGTACGCGGAGAACATCATCGCGAAGGCGAACGGATGA
- a CDS encoding serine/threonine-protein kinase → MASPHHEPPTIPGFRHRALIGAGDSSELFLYEWQQEKVDVAVKVWNDRLSAEIQDALARETKEVAELAAHPHVLPLHAVGVSDDDRCFVVMDHRAGGDLEARRRSERLPVAEALSLTIKVAGALDVAARHGILHGDVKPGNILLTSGGEPQLVGFGSLSSAGRPGGAESPSLPWMAPEMLAEPPEPSAWADIWSLAATCYTLLVGRTPFEGPDGSGAPGALAERIRGSDPTAIDRDDVPASFEEALRKAMFKRRAGRHWSAADFAKALQAVEEELGLPVTPLAEMPEPGEELPGRASIVDAPESVDAPDVPDVPRAPEISEAPEVEFAPDPVPPPVQSESEAAAAGDTAEVPIVTGPVIDTAPEQSEDVLGHRVDVDRVARLLVSAHTQLPISVAVQGLPGSGRSTFLRKVQERIEWLTEHDDSYAVRTRHVRIDARQYADGDVASRVIDRVRSVGRTQPPPLVAKHQAAQRRTAELRAALAGLPEEETQRGKRRTQQPMTTSMALAAMDREVAAYEAALRAAPPGPPPGPPAGALAGAVAVRTIVYVDDLDRCDPATTAGVLRAVDELGGQEEVAVVAAVDAQMLRRSLEGRVAEPAAYLSRVFDVPFALRAFAGDPAVRFMRSLMRQAVPSWPSALATGAGDRSGRQSAVASFEMTPGEALFTSELARFCATPGGARKLLAVYRLARTAPAKVSAGPAGHHALGILMAILVGAPAQAAQVLGAVVEALAAGEDSGTFRTLLEKVAREHTAECGRATCGPCADWSRVLRAHADLVRGQQVPQEIGAYAEWVDEVARFSFPA, encoded by the coding sequence ATGGCCAGCCCCCACCACGAGCCACCGACGATCCCGGGTTTCCGGCATCGCGCGCTGATCGGCGCGGGCGACTCCTCGGAGCTCTTCCTCTACGAGTGGCAGCAGGAGAAGGTCGACGTCGCCGTGAAGGTCTGGAACGACCGGCTCAGCGCGGAGATCCAAGACGCGCTCGCCCGGGAGACCAAGGAGGTCGCCGAGCTCGCCGCGCACCCGCACGTGCTGCCGCTGCACGCCGTCGGGGTCAGTGACGACGACCGCTGCTTCGTCGTGATGGACCACCGCGCCGGCGGCGACCTGGAGGCGCGCAGACGGAGCGAGCGGCTCCCCGTCGCCGAGGCGCTCAGCCTCACGATCAAGGTCGCCGGAGCGCTCGACGTCGCGGCCCGCCACGGCATCCTGCACGGCGACGTGAAGCCGGGGAACATCCTGCTGACCAGCGGCGGCGAGCCGCAGCTGGTCGGCTTCGGAAGCCTCTCCTCGGCCGGGCGTCCCGGCGGCGCCGAGTCGCCCTCGCTGCCGTGGATGGCGCCGGAGATGCTTGCCGAGCCACCCGAGCCGAGCGCCTGGGCGGACATCTGGAGCCTGGCCGCGACCTGCTACACGCTGCTGGTGGGACGTACGCCGTTCGAGGGGCCGGACGGTTCCGGTGCTCCCGGGGCGCTGGCGGAGCGGATCCGGGGGTCCGACCCGACGGCCATCGACCGCGACGACGTCCCGGCGTCGTTCGAGGAGGCGCTGCGCAAGGCGATGTTCAAGCGCCGCGCCGGGCGGCACTGGAGCGCCGCCGACTTCGCCAAGGCCCTCCAGGCGGTCGAGGAGGAGCTCGGTCTGCCGGTCACGCCGCTCGCCGAGATGCCCGAGCCCGGGGAGGAGCTGCCGGGGCGGGCCTCGATCGTCGACGCTCCCGAGAGTGTGGACGCACCCGACGTTCCCGACGTTCCTCGGGCGCCCGAGATCTCCGAGGCCCCAGAGGTCGAGTTCGCGCCGGACCCGGTTCCCCCGCCGGTGCAGTCGGAGTCGGAGGCGGCCGCGGCGGGAGACACCGCCGAGGTGCCGATCGTCACCGGTCCCGTGATCGACACCGCGCCCGAGCAGTCCGAGGACGTCCTGGGCCATCGGGTCGACGTCGACCGGGTCGCCCGCCTCCTCGTCTCCGCGCACACCCAGCTGCCGATCTCGGTGGCCGTCCAGGGGCTGCCCGGGAGCGGCAGGTCGACGTTCCTGCGGAAGGTCCAGGAGCGCATCGAGTGGCTCACCGAGCACGACGACAGCTACGCCGTCCGCACGAGACACGTACGCATCGACGCCCGGCAGTACGCCGACGGCGATGTGGCGAGCCGGGTGATCGACCGGGTGCGGAGCGTGGGCAGGACCCAGCCGCCGCCGCTGGTGGCCAAGCACCAGGCCGCGCAACGGCGGACGGCCGAGCTGCGGGCCGCCCTGGCGGGGCTGCCCGAGGAGGAGACGCAACGCGGCAAGCGCCGGACGCAGCAGCCGATGACCACCAGCATGGCCCTCGCGGCGATGGACCGGGAGGTCGCGGCCTACGAGGCCGCGCTGCGGGCGGCGCCGCCCGGACCGCCGCCGGGCCCGCCGGCCGGCGCGCTGGCGGGCGCCGTGGCTGTCCGGACGATCGTCTACGTCGACGACCTGGACCGGTGCGACCCCGCCACGACGGCCGGCGTGCTGCGGGCCGTCGACGAGCTCGGCGGCCAGGAGGAGGTCGCGGTCGTCGCGGCCGTGGATGCGCAGATGCTGCGGCGATCGCTCGAGGGCCGGGTGGCGGAGCCTGCTGCGTACCTCTCCCGGGTCTTCGACGTGCCGTTCGCGCTGCGCGCGTTCGCGGGCGACCCCGCGGTGCGGTTCATGCGGTCGCTGATGCGCCAGGCGGTGCCGTCGTGGCCCTCCGCGCTGGCCACGGGCGCCGGTGACCGGTCCGGCCGCCAGAGTGCGGTCGCGAGCTTCGAGATGACGCCCGGCGAAGCGCTGTTCACGAGCGAGCTGGCGCGCTTCTGCGCGACGCCCGGAGGCGCCCGGAAGCTGCTCGCGGTCTATCGGCTCGCGCGTACGGCGCCGGCGAAGGTGAGCGCCGGCCCGGCCGGTCACCACGCCCTCGGGATCCTGATGGCGATCCTGGTCGGCGCCCCGGCCCAGGCAGCCCAGGTGCTCGGGGCCGTCGTCGAGGCGCTCGCCGCGGGCGAGGACAGCGGCACGTTCCGCACGCTGCTGGAGAAGGTGGCGCGGGAGCACACCGCCGAGTGCGGGCGGGCGACCTGCGGGCCGTGCGCCGACTGGTCCCGGGTGCTCCGTGCCCACGCCGACCTCGTCCGCGGGCAGCAGGTGCCGCAGGAGATCGGGGCGTACGCCGAATGGGTCGACGAGGTGGCGAGGTTCAGCTTCCCGGCCTGA
- a CDS encoding SDR family oxidoreductase: protein MTGLLDGKVVVLSGVGPGLGRSLGEQAALMGADLVLASRTEKRLQKMAGVIEEHGRRALVVPTDITDEDARRHLVDAALEEFGRVDVLLNNAFGIPPMDPLTQIPLDALRLAQESNVYAPLRLSALFADALAATPDKPGGAIVMINSAVLYQSQPEFAGYKLSKGALAHLASSLATELGPRGIRVNSVAPSYIYEDVNKAYFDWMASESGRTHEEVYAEKAAPTDLKRLATPEEVARAALFLGSDLASAVTGTVLNVDCGEFHD, encoded by the coding sequence ATGACTGGACTCCTGGATGGCAAGGTCGTCGTGCTCTCGGGGGTCGGCCCCGGCCTCGGACGCTCGCTCGGCGAGCAGGCCGCGCTGATGGGCGCCGACCTCGTGCTCGCCAGCCGCACCGAGAAGCGGCTGCAGAAGATGGCCGGCGTCATCGAGGAGCACGGACGGCGTGCCCTGGTGGTGCCGACTGACATCACCGACGAGGACGCCCGCCGACACCTGGTCGACGCCGCGCTGGAGGAGTTCGGCCGTGTCGACGTGCTCCTCAACAACGCCTTCGGCATCCCGCCGATGGACCCGCTGACCCAGATCCCGCTGGACGCGCTCCGGCTGGCCCAGGAGTCCAACGTGTACGCCCCGCTGCGGCTCTCGGCGCTCTTCGCCGACGCGCTCGCGGCCACCCCCGACAAGCCCGGCGGCGCGATCGTGATGATCAACTCGGCGGTGCTCTACCAGAGCCAGCCGGAGTTCGCGGGCTACAAGCTCTCCAAGGGAGCCCTCGCACACCTCGCCTCGTCGCTGGCCACCGAGCTCGGCCCGCGCGGCATCCGGGTCAACTCCGTCGCGCCCTCCTACATCTACGAGGACGTCAACAAGGCCTACTTCGACTGGATGGCCTCGGAGTCGGGACGCACCCACGAGGAGGTGTACGCCGAGAAGGCCGCCCCCACCGACCTGAAGCGGCTCGCCACCCCCGAGGAGGTCGCCCGCGCAGCGCTGTTCCTGGGCAGCGACCTGGCCTCCGCGGTCACCGGAACCGTGCTCAACGTCGACTGCGGGGAGTTCCATGACTGA